In Nocardioides sp. InS609-2, a single genomic region encodes these proteins:
- a CDS encoding serine/threonine-protein kinase produces MTTSPRPQTPPSGLTVGGYALLTRLGEGGMGVVHLAQRPGGDRVALKVLRPHIIGDDESRARLAREVGSLSRIRSRRVAEIVDADPWGDVPYVATRYVPGLSLHDEIQENGPILGVDLTWLGRCLAEALTAVHSVGVLHRDIKPSNVLMEGRTPILIDFGLARVADDPRITHTGWLLGTPGYLAPEILYGDDATTASDVHSLAATVGFAALGRAPFGRGPSMAIMDRVRRGEHDLAELDDPMRDVLIAALDPDPSRRPTLPALVSWLENPRARDVIEPIPQPMREPEPDLFTLPLAVAASARAENLTAHEPAAPSVVPHRTGSTSVLPSEGDTAWLADGPVSVQGRPPVAERLRRFVSLLSLASVGGGAVAFAPYLSVAGLLVLTWLLRSGSMSASAAGDRRRARGAKWYDGPQTLLATPWHVLAGIPGTLLLALWAGGIAAAVGLLCFAAATGPVLALGLCGAALACGLWFGPGGSRVRRPLRRVVHPLAAEPLTWLVVTAVVLAVAAGLASLATSQGISWAPASGAPFSFLR; encoded by the coding sequence GTGACGACTTCCCCGCGTCCACAGACGCCACCGTCCGGCCTGACCGTCGGCGGCTACGCGCTCCTGACGCGCCTCGGCGAGGGCGGAATGGGAGTCGTCCACCTGGCCCAGCGGCCCGGTGGTGACCGGGTGGCGCTCAAGGTGCTGCGGCCGCACATCATCGGCGACGACGAGTCCCGCGCGCGGCTGGCCCGCGAGGTCGGGTCGCTCTCTCGCATCAGGAGCAGGCGCGTCGCCGAGATCGTGGACGCGGACCCGTGGGGCGACGTTCCGTATGTCGCGACCCGCTACGTGCCCGGCCTGTCGCTGCACGACGAGATCCAGGAGAACGGGCCGATCCTCGGTGTGGACCTCACCTGGCTGGGTCGTTGTCTGGCGGAGGCGCTCACGGCGGTCCACTCGGTGGGCGTGCTGCATCGCGACATCAAGCCCTCCAACGTGCTGATGGAGGGCCGCACGCCGATCCTCATCGACTTCGGCCTCGCCCGGGTCGCCGACGACCCGCGGATCACCCACACCGGATGGCTGCTCGGCACACCGGGCTACCTCGCGCCCGAGATCCTGTACGGCGACGACGCGACCACCGCGTCCGACGTGCACTCGTTGGCGGCCACAGTCGGGTTCGCCGCGCTCGGTCGGGCGCCCTTCGGGCGCGGGCCGTCGATGGCGATCATGGACCGCGTCCGCCGCGGCGAGCACGACCTGGCCGAGCTCGACGACCCGATGCGCGACGTGCTCATCGCGGCCCTCGACCCCGACCCGAGCCGTCGCCCGACGCTGCCCGCGCTGGTGTCGTGGCTCGAGAACCCGCGAGCCCGCGACGTCATTGAGCCGATCCCGCAGCCCATGCGGGAGCCCGAGCCCGACCTCTTCACGTTGCCGCTGGCCGTCGCAGCGTCCGCCCGTGCCGAGAACCTGACCGCGCACGAACCTGCCGCGCCGTCAGTCGTCCCTCATCGCACGGGTTCGACCTCGGTGCTGCCCTCGGAGGGTGACACCGCCTGGCTCGCCGACGGCCCGGTGTCGGTGCAGGGCCGGCCCCCGGTCGCCGAACGCCTGCGCCGCTTCGTGTCCCTGTTGTCACTGGCCTCCGTCGGTGGTGGCGCTGTTGCGTTCGCGCCGTACCTCTCCGTGGCCGGTCTGCTCGTCCTCACCTGGCTGCTGCGCAGTGGGTCGATGTCCGCGTCGGCGGCCGGCGACCGACGCCGCGCCCGCGGTGCCAAGTGGTACGACGGCCCGCAGACGCTGCTGGCCACGCCCTGGCACGTGCTGGCGGGCATCCCCGGCACGCTCTTGCTCGCGTTGTGGGCCGGTGGCATCGCTGCTGCAGTCGGTCTGTTGTGCTTCGCCGCTGCCACGGGACCGGTGCTCGCCCTGGGGCTCTGCGGAGCCGCGCTCGCCTGTGGCTTGTGGTTCGGGCCGGGTGGTTCACGCGTACGCCGGCCGTTGCGCCGCGTCGTACACCCGCTGGCGGCGGAGCCGCTGACGTGGCTCGTCGTGACGGCCGTCGTGCTCGCGGTCGCTGCCGGACTGGCGTCACTGGCGACCAGCCAAGGCATCTCCTGGGCGCCGGCGTCGGGTGCACCGTTCTCGTTCCTGCGCTGA
- a CDS encoding iron ABC transporter permease, which yields MTATAIARAARPREDLRRPRRGSTFGILLLTLAVVLSGLLSLAVGSRSIAPGTVLDVLFNPDGSEISTIVHGLRVPRTVLGLAVGTALGIAGALMQGHTRNPLAEPGLLGVSSGAAFAVVVGIFCFGVSETSGYAWFALVGAGAASVAVFAIGSTRGGPDPVSLVLAGAAITALLAALTQAIVLRDIEVLDSYRFWVVGSTAGRDLDVFWQVAPFVAAGLLLAAISAPGLNLLQLGDDVARSLGMHPMRHKVIGVTAVMLLAGGATAACGPIAFLGLVVPHIARFLAGVDYRWVVPYAGLLGALLLVLTDTLGRVIARPGEVQVGIVMALVGGPVFVFLVRRTRMVKL from the coding sequence ATGACCGCCACCGCCATTGCGCGCGCGGCCCGACCACGCGAGGACCTGCGCCGTCCGCGCCGGGGTTCGACGTTCGGCATCCTGCTGCTCACCCTTGCTGTGGTGCTCTCGGGGCTCCTCAGCCTGGCCGTCGGCAGCCGCAGCATCGCGCCGGGCACCGTGCTCGACGTCCTCTTCAACCCCGACGGTTCCGAGATCTCGACGATCGTCCACGGCCTCCGGGTGCCGCGAACCGTGCTCGGCCTGGCCGTCGGCACGGCGCTCGGCATCGCCGGCGCGCTGATGCAGGGCCACACCCGCAACCCGCTGGCCGAGCCCGGTCTCCTCGGCGTCTCGTCGGGCGCAGCGTTCGCCGTGGTCGTCGGCATCTTCTGCTTCGGCGTCTCCGAGACGTCCGGCTACGCGTGGTTCGCCCTCGTAGGTGCCGGGGCCGCGTCCGTCGCCGTCTTCGCGATCGGCTCGACCCGAGGCGGGCCCGACCCGGTCTCGCTCGTGCTGGCCGGCGCGGCGATCACCGCCCTGCTCGCGGCGCTCACCCAGGCGATCGTGCTGCGCGACATCGAGGTGCTCGACTCCTACCGCTTCTGGGTCGTCGGCTCCACCGCCGGCCGCGACCTCGACGTGTTCTGGCAGGTCGCCCCGTTCGTCGCCGCAGGTCTACTGCTGGCGGCGATCAGCGCACCCGGCCTCAACCTGCTCCAGCTCGGCGACGACGTCGCCCGCTCGCTCGGCATGCACCCGATGCGGCACAAGGTCATCGGCGTCACCGCCGTGATGCTGCTGGCCGGCGGCGCCACCGCCGCGTGCGGCCCCATCGCCTTCCTCGGCCTCGTCGTGCCGCACATCGCGCGCTTCCTGGCCGGCGTCGACTACCGCTGGGTCGTGCCGTACGCCGGCCTGCTCGGCGCGCTGCTGCTCGTGCTGACCGACACGCTGGGCCGCGTCATCGCCCGCCCGGGCGAGGTGCAGGTCGGCATCGTCATGGCACTGGTGGGTGGCCCGGTCTTCGTGTTCCTCGTGCGCCGGACCCGGATGGTGAAGCTGTGA
- a CDS encoding iron chelate uptake ABC transporter family permease subunit — protein MTTLSAPLRVGATSWLVPLRAVGATGSGVALLAVLVALDLALGDFPIPVREVVATLLGRGDAGQEFIVFDLRLPQTMVALLAGAALGLAGALTQTFARNPLASPDILGVTEGAAAGAVAVIVLSGGAGYSGGLVSGVLQSIGLPIAAFLGALTTATLLYVLSWRRGIDGKRLVLIGIGIGACLTALTSWLLVRARIQDAASAQVWLNGSLSGRGWDQGTPLIWTLVVLAPLSLLLVRNLNALQLGDESARGLGVKLQTTQLLTLLAAVGLSAVAVSAVGPLEFVAFVVPQVALRLVGGSRPPMVASMVYGGCLVVGADLLTRVVIPVAMPAGLVTAAIGAPYLIWLLLRANKKVTA, from the coding sequence GTGACGACCCTCTCCGCTCCCCTTCGCGTCGGTGCCACCTCGTGGCTGGTGCCGCTCCGCGCGGTCGGCGCGACCGGGTCCGGCGTCGCGCTGCTCGCCGTCCTCGTCGCCCTCGACCTGGCCCTCGGCGACTTCCCGATCCCGGTGCGCGAGGTCGTCGCGACACTCCTCGGCCGCGGTGACGCCGGCCAGGAGTTCATCGTCTTCGACCTGCGGCTGCCCCAGACGATGGTCGCCCTGCTCGCGGGCGCCGCGCTGGGCCTCGCGGGCGCGCTGACTCAGACGTTCGCCCGCAACCCGCTGGCCTCCCCCGACATCCTCGGCGTGACCGAGGGTGCGGCCGCCGGCGCAGTGGCCGTGATCGTGCTCAGCGGCGGCGCGGGCTACTCCGGCGGCCTTGTCAGTGGCGTCCTCCAGTCGATCGGCCTCCCGATCGCGGCGTTCCTCGGCGCCCTGACCACCGCAACGCTCCTCTACGTCCTGTCGTGGCGGCGCGGCATCGACGGCAAGCGGCTGGTGCTCATCGGCATCGGCATCGGCGCCTGCCTCACCGCGCTGACGTCGTGGCTGTTGGTGCGTGCACGCATCCAGGACGCCGCCAGCGCGCAGGTCTGGCTCAACGGCTCGCTCAGCGGTCGCGGCTGGGACCAGGGCACCCCGCTGATCTGGACCCTGGTCGTCCTGGCGCCCCTCTCACTGCTGCTGGTGCGCAACCTCAACGCCCTCCAGCTCGGCGACGAGTCCGCCCGGGGGCTGGGCGTCAAACTCCAGACCACCCAGCTGCTCACCCTGCTCGCGGCGGTCGGCCTGTCCGCTGTCGCCGTCAGCGCGGTCGGACCCCTCGAGTTCGTCGCGTTCGTCGTACCCCAGGTCGCGCTGCGCCTCGTCGGTGGCTCGCGACCGCCGATGGTCGCCTCGATGGTGTACGGCGGCTGCCTGGTCGTCGGCGCCGACCTGCTCACCCGCGTGGTGATCCCGGTCGCGATGCCTGCTGGCCTCGTCACGGCGGCCATCGGCGCCCCGTACCTCATCTGGCTGCTCCTCCGAGCGAACAAGAAGGTGACCGCATGA
- a CDS encoding ABC transporter ATP-binding protein produces the protein MTVTTTGRLRADRVTVGYGAEPVVRDLSLAIPDGKVTTIVGPNGCGKSTLLRTLARLLSPTSGTVLLDDQPIGSISTHEIATRMALLPQAPVAPEGLLVRDLVGRGRHPHQRWFSQWSRQDEDIVDAALVMTDTLDLRDRPLKQLSGGQRQRAWIAMTLAQDTDLMLLDEPTTYLDLAHQVEVLDLVTRLNRERGRTVAMVLHDLNLAARYSDVIVVMKAGVIVEQGTPSAVFTPAMLSAVFGLDARVLTDPHTGLPIVVPTSSAAHPVPQGAAS, from the coding sequence ATGACCGTCACAACCACCGGCCGGCTCAGGGCCGACCGCGTCACCGTCGGGTACGGCGCCGAGCCGGTCGTCCGCGACCTGAGCCTGGCCATCCCCGACGGGAAGGTCACGACGATCGTCGGTCCCAACGGCTGCGGGAAGTCGACGTTGCTGCGCACCCTTGCGCGGCTGCTCTCGCCCACCTCGGGCACCGTTCTGCTCGACGACCAGCCGATCGGCTCGATCTCCACCCACGAGATCGCCACCCGAATGGCGCTGCTGCCGCAGGCGCCAGTCGCCCCGGAGGGCCTGCTCGTCCGCGATCTGGTCGGCCGGGGGCGCCACCCGCACCAACGCTGGTTCAGCCAGTGGTCGCGGCAGGACGAGGACATCGTCGACGCGGCGCTCGTCATGACCGACACCCTCGACCTGCGTGACCGCCCGCTCAAACAGCTCTCCGGTGGCCAGCGCCAGCGGGCCTGGATCGCGATGACGCTGGCCCAGGACACCGACCTGATGTTGCTCGACGAGCCGACGACGTACCTCGACCTGGCCCACCAGGTCGAGGTGCTCGACCTGGTCACCCGGCTCAACCGCGAACGCGGCCGCACCGTCGCGATGGTGCTGCACGACCTCAACCTGGCCGCGCGCTACAGCGACGTCATCGTCGTCATGAAGGCCGGCGTCATCGTCGAGCAGGGCACTCCCAGCGCGGTGTTCACCCCAGCGATGCTCAGCGCCGTCTTCGGCCTCGACGCCCGCGTGCTCACCGATCCCCACACCGGGCTGCCGATCGTGGTGCCCACCTCGTCCGCCGCACACCCCGTCCCCCAAGGAGCCGCTTCATGA
- a CDS encoding ABC transporter substrate-binding protein — translation MNPRPLLSRRRLLGGGVAVLAVAGLTACGADDSPTDVPAAGAPEAPDGPWTWTDDLGQEIELEKSPVRIAAYGDAAAALMNFGITPVALFHYIPPSEDATFESLDLSDVEIVGEVIGEINLEQLAAAAPDLIITTSYEGEKPELMYGFKDESQMEKVRAIAPVIGVMQSGSALDVIKTNEKLVVALGIDIESGTVADQRTAFEAASAELTEAARSGLSLVPLYAEEAAGIYYAKAPDDPALAFYQSLGVQFTEVGGKDYYWHQVSWENADAYTSDIVLYSLRGSLTPEQLQDQPTFATLPAAKAEQLHPWKFKSMDYPSQTSYMKELAGWLTTDTKVT, via the coding sequence ATGAACCCCCGTCCCCTGCTCTCCCGTCGTCGCCTGCTCGGCGGCGGAGTCGCCGTCCTCGCCGTGGCCGGCCTCACCGCCTGTGGCGCCGACGACTCCCCCACCGATGTCCCGGCCGCCGGCGCACCGGAGGCACCCGACGGACCGTGGACCTGGACCGACGACCTCGGCCAGGAGATCGAGCTCGAGAAGTCGCCCGTCCGCATCGCGGCGTACGGCGACGCAGCTGCGGCGCTGATGAACTTCGGCATCACGCCGGTGGCGCTCTTCCACTACATCCCGCCGTCCGAGGACGCGACGTTCGAGTCGCTCGACCTGTCGGACGTCGAGATCGTGGGTGAGGTGATCGGCGAGATCAACCTCGAGCAGCTCGCCGCTGCGGCGCCCGACCTGATCATCACGACGTCCTACGAGGGCGAGAAGCCCGAGCTGATGTACGGCTTCAAGGACGAGTCGCAGATGGAGAAGGTGCGCGCCATCGCACCGGTCATCGGCGTCATGCAGAGCGGCTCGGCCCTCGACGTCATCAAGACCAACGAGAAGCTGGTCGTCGCCCTCGGCATCGACATCGAGAGCGGCACGGTCGCCGACCAGCGCACCGCCTTCGAGGCCGCGTCGGCCGAGCTCACCGAGGCAGCGAGGAGCGGTCTCAGCCTGGTCCCCCTGTACGCCGAGGAGGCGGCCGGCATCTACTACGCCAAGGCTCCCGACGACCCGGCGCTGGCCTTCTACCAGTCGCTGGGCGTGCAGTTCACCGAGGTCGGCGGCAAGGACTACTACTGGCACCAGGTCAGCTGGGAGAACGCCGACGCCTACACCTCCGACATCGTGCTCTACTCGCTGCGCGGGTCGCTCACGCCGGAACAGCTGCAGGACCAGCCGACGTTCGCCACGCTGCCCGCGGCCAAGGCCGAACAGCTGCACCCCTGGAAGTTCAAGTCGATGGACTACCCCTCGCAGACGTCGTACATGAAGGAGCTCGCCGGCTGGCTGACGACTGACACGAAGGTCACCTGA
- a CDS encoding GDSL-type esterase/lipase family protein: protein MPLRPARLALILTASALVAGLLIAPTANAAGAVPSGDNTIDILVLGDSYSAGNGATDEQGAVHGYGPDGCRRSTVNWSEKYAAALRAIGQPVLLVNHACSGGVTADITSPRAMDTASKVEPTPAGVTTAAEADASLAQSDPCNTHAFPGEEFWTYRATAVSPVVVAYDCTRNLRPQADFVSSNVDLVLFTMGGNDAGFSSIVQNCFVPGLRSSSGCQGKVDGARALLPQIRERLLADVAAIRAHGLRDDAKLVQLGYPWLQVDNDFTLPDPPGYAAGDQVRALVSEGNAAIAANVPVANVGHPGQLTFVAGVPEKFSGHEPDATTPLGNPDRWVNQVGDGDASEVWYHPNRLGQAAYAEMLQTRGTLGAPTGPPVGTQTGARAKLRVRLHPHRVHAGDKVRLRVAVRLSDGSRPHGKVIVRDVTGHRKLVTTKLHRSDHGTVRLSLRLRHAGTTRLRVVYRDRVAPSVRATQRVHVAPRHRPM, encoded by the coding sequence ATGCCACTTCGCCCGGCTCGACTGGCGCTTATCCTGACTGCGAGCGCCTTGGTCGCTGGTCTGCTGATCGCGCCGACCGCGAACGCCGCGGGGGCGGTCCCCAGCGGCGACAACACGATCGACATCCTGGTGCTGGGTGACTCCTACTCCGCTGGGAACGGCGCCACCGATGAACAGGGCGCCGTGCATGGCTACGGTCCCGACGGGTGCCGCCGGAGCACGGTGAACTGGAGCGAGAAGTACGCCGCGGCCCTGCGCGCGATCGGCCAGCCGGTGCTGCTGGTCAACCACGCCTGCAGCGGTGGCGTGACCGCAGACATCACCTCGCCCCGGGCGATGGACACCGCGAGCAAGGTCGAGCCCACACCTGCCGGCGTGACGACCGCGGCCGAAGCCGACGCCAGCCTGGCGCAGAGCGACCCGTGCAACACCCACGCGTTCCCCGGGGAGGAGTTCTGGACCTATCGCGCCACGGCCGTGAGCCCGGTGGTCGTCGCCTACGACTGCACCCGCAACCTCCGGCCGCAGGCCGACTTCGTGAGCAGCAACGTCGACCTCGTGCTTTTCACCATGGGCGGCAACGACGCCGGCTTCAGCTCGATCGTGCAGAACTGCTTCGTGCCCGGGCTCCGCAGCTCAAGCGGATGCCAGGGCAAGGTCGACGGCGCCCGGGCGCTGCTGCCGCAGATCCGGGAGCGTCTGCTGGCCGACGTCGCCGCGATCCGGGCCCACGGATTGCGCGACGACGCCAAGCTGGTGCAGCTCGGCTATCCCTGGCTCCAGGTGGACAACGACTTCACCCTGCCCGACCCGCCCGGCTACGCCGCTGGCGACCAGGTCCGTGCCCTGGTCTCCGAGGGCAACGCCGCCATCGCGGCGAACGTCCCCGTCGCCAACGTCGGCCACCCGGGACAACTGACGTTCGTCGCGGGTGTGCCGGAGAAGTTCTCGGGACACGAGCCCGACGCGACGACTCCGCTGGGAAACCCGGACCGCTGGGTCAACCAGGTGGGGGACGGGGACGCGAGCGAGGTCTGGTACCACCCCAACCGGTTGGGGCAAGCGGCGTACGCCGAGATGCTCCAGACCCGTGGCACGTTGGGTGCCCCGACGGGCCCGCCGGTCGGCACCCAGACCGGCGCACGAGCGAAGCTGCGCGTCAGGCTTCACCCACACCGGGTACACGCCGGCGACAAGGTCCGCCTCAGGGTCGCGGTCAGGCTCTCCGACGGTTCGCGGCCACACGGCAAGGTGATCGTGCGTGATGTGACTGGCCACCGGAAGCTGGTGACCACCAAGCTGCACAGGAGCGACCACGGGACGGTGCGACTCTCGCTCCGCCTCCGCCATGCCGGGACCACCAGGCTCCGCGTCGTCTACCGCGATCGGGTCGCGCCGTCCGTGCGCGCGACCCAACGCGTCCACGTGGCTCCACGTCATCGCCCGATGTGA
- a CDS encoding iron-siderophore ABC transporter substrate-binding protein → MRSPPLLALALATSFGLTACGVDPASTTAADAGAVAAPAAETGAFPATIEHKFGSTEVTSAPKRVVTVGLTEQDALLALGVVPVGVTRWFGEAEGAIFPWATDALAAAGGELPEVLDSTNGIEVEKVAALDPDLIIAINSGMTEQEYALLSKVAPTVASADEVDYTSSWQDITELVGTAVGKPAEAEQLIDDVEGQLEAAAAEHPEFEDAQAAVVTPYEGLFVYGEEDSRGQMLDELGFEFPGALVDPETDAFGWSLSAERTSDLADLDAVVWLDYEAADAGMKKLFESTPAHRQGRWFDISDANGGAYYVAQSMVTPLSIPYVLERYVPQLAAAVDGDPKTEVQVVKD, encoded by the coding sequence ATGCGCTCCCCGCCGCTGCTCGCTCTCGCCCTTGCCACCTCCTTCGGACTGACCGCGTGTGGCGTAGACCCGGCCTCGACGACCGCCGCGGACGCCGGCGCGGTCGCCGCTCCGGCTGCCGAGACGGGCGCCTTCCCCGCCACGATCGAGCACAAGTTCGGCAGCACCGAGGTCACCTCGGCGCCGAAGCGCGTCGTCACGGTGGGCCTGACCGAGCAGGACGCCCTTCTGGCACTGGGTGTCGTGCCGGTCGGCGTGACCAGGTGGTTCGGTGAGGCCGAGGGCGCGATCTTCCCGTGGGCCACCGACGCCCTGGCGGCTGCCGGGGGTGAGCTCCCGGAGGTGCTCGACTCCACCAACGGCATCGAGGTCGAGAAGGTCGCCGCGCTCGACCCGGACCTCATCATCGCCATCAACTCCGGGATGACCGAGCAGGAGTACGCACTGCTCTCCAAGGTCGCGCCCACGGTGGCGTCTGCCGACGAGGTCGACTACACCTCCTCGTGGCAGGACATCACCGAGCTGGTCGGCACCGCGGTGGGCAAGCCGGCGGAGGCGGAGCAGCTGATCGACGACGTCGAGGGCCAGCTCGAGGCAGCGGCCGCGGAGCACCCCGAGTTCGAGGACGCCCAGGCCGCGGTGGTCACGCCGTACGAGGGGCTCTTCGTCTACGGCGAGGAGGACTCGCGCGGCCAGATGCTCGACGAGCTCGGCTTCGAGTTCCCCGGGGCGCTGGTCGACCCGGAGACCGACGCGTTCGGCTGGTCGCTCAGTGCCGAGCGCACCTCCGACCTCGCTGACCTCGACGCGGTCGTCTGGCTCGACTACGAGGCCGCCGACGCGGGCATGAAGAAGCTGTTCGAGAGCACGCCTGCGCATCGACAGGGCCGCTGGTTCGACATCAGCGACGCCAACGGCGGTGCCTACTATGTCGCGCAGAGCATGGTGACGCCGCTGAGCATCCCATACGTCCTCGAGCGCTATGTGCCGCAGCTGGCCGCGGCCGTCGACGGTGACCCGAAGACCGAGGTCCAGGTCGTCAAGGACTGA
- a CDS encoding branched-chain amino acid aminotransferase, which yields MDISTTLATSPVDDSRLAEILADPGFGQYFTDHMVTVEWTPDDGWHAARVTPYGPLSLDPATAVLHYAQETFEGMKAYRHADDSVWTFRPEENAKRMGRSSGRLAFPVLPVDDFVKAVDALVQVDERWVPESGGEKSLYLRPFMFASEVFLGVRPAKHVTFMVIASPAGAYFKGGVKPVSLWLTNDYTRAGRGGMGAAKTGGNYASSLVAQQEATQHGCDQVVFLDGQEGKYVEELGGMNMYFVFDDGRIVTPATGTILEGITRASIIELAGKLGHQVEERKFSIDEWRDGVTSGAITEIFACGTAAVVTPVGTLRSDEGDVPAPAATDITMQIRQNLVDVQFGRAEDTFGWMHRVV from the coding sequence ATGGACATCAGCACGACCCTCGCCACGTCACCGGTCGACGACTCCCGGCTCGCCGAGATCCTGGCCGACCCCGGCTTCGGCCAGTACTTCACCGACCACATGGTCACGGTCGAGTGGACTCCCGACGACGGCTGGCACGCGGCTCGTGTCACGCCGTACGGGCCGCTCTCGCTCGACCCTGCCACCGCGGTGCTGCACTACGCGCAGGAGACCTTCGAGGGCATGAAGGCCTATCGCCATGCCGACGACTCGGTGTGGACGTTCCGTCCCGAGGAGAACGCCAAGCGGATGGGCCGGAGCAGTGGCCGGCTGGCGTTCCCGGTGCTGCCGGTCGACGACTTCGTCAAGGCCGTCGACGCCCTCGTCCAGGTCGACGAGCGCTGGGTGCCTGAGAGCGGGGGAGAGAAGAGCCTCTACCTGCGGCCGTTCATGTTCGCCTCCGAGGTCTTCCTCGGCGTGCGCCCGGCAAAGCACGTCACGTTCATGGTGATCGCCTCGCCTGCCGGCGCCTACTTCAAGGGCGGCGTCAAGCCGGTGTCGCTGTGGCTCACCAACGACTACACCCGCGCCGGCCGCGGCGGCATGGGCGCGGCCAAGACAGGCGGCAACTACGCCAGCTCGCTCGTCGCCCAGCAGGAGGCGACCCAGCACGGTTGCGACCAGGTCGTCTTCCTCGACGGGCAGGAGGGCAAGTACGTCGAGGAGCTCGGCGGCATGAACATGTACTTCGTCTTCGACGACGGCCGCATCGTCACCCCCGCGACCGGCACCATCCTCGAGGGCATCACCCGTGCCTCGATCATCGAGCTGGCGGGGAAGCTCGGCCACCAGGTCGAGGAGCGCAAGTTCTCCATCGACGAGTGGCGCGACGGCGTGACGAGCGGCGCGATCACCGAGATCTTCGCCTGCGGCACTGCTGCTGTCGTGACCCCGGTCGGCACCCTTCGGTCGGACGAGGGCGACGTGCCCGCGCCGGCCGCGACCGACATCACGATGCAGATCCGGCAGAACCTCGTCGACGTGCAGTTCGGCCGCGCCGAGGACACTTTCGGTTGGATGCACCGCGTGGTCTGA
- a CDS encoding 3-isopropylmalate dehydrogenase, which yields MSSLQNAASSIRLAVIAGDGIGPEVTTEALKVLEAVAPVKVEATRYDLGAERYLATGEVLPDAVLSEIREHDAILLGAVGGKPNDPNLPPGLLERGLLLRLRFELDHYVNLRPSRIFPGVTSPLAAPGNVDFVVVREGTEGPYTGNGGALRVGTPAEVATEVSVNTAYGVERVLRDAFTRAAHRPRKKLTVVHKTNVLVHAGSLWWRLTQEVARDFPEVTVDYMHIDAAMIFMTTDPARFDVIVTDNLFGDIITDLAAAITGGIGLAASGNINPDRTAPSMFEPVHGSAPDIAGQQKADPTAAILSVALLLEHLSYADTAAAVEAAVIADLAARLPGETRTTGAVGDAIVARLG from the coding sequence ATGAGCTCTTTGCAGAACGCCGCATCCAGCATCCGACTCGCCGTCATCGCCGGCGACGGCATCGGGCCAGAGGTCACCACCGAGGCCCTCAAGGTGTTGGAGGCGGTCGCGCCGGTCAAGGTCGAGGCCACCCGCTACGACCTGGGCGCCGAGCGCTACCTCGCCACCGGTGAGGTGCTGCCCGACGCCGTGCTCAGCGAGATCCGCGAGCACGACGCCATCCTGCTCGGTGCGGTGGGCGGAAAGCCGAACGACCCGAACCTCCCGCCCGGACTCCTCGAGCGCGGGCTGCTGCTGCGGCTGCGCTTCGAGCTCGACCACTACGTCAACCTGCGCCCCAGCCGGATCTTCCCGGGCGTCACGTCGCCCCTGGCCGCGCCCGGCAACGTCGACTTCGTGGTGGTCCGCGAGGGCACCGAGGGCCCGTACACCGGCAACGGTGGCGCCCTGCGCGTGGGCACGCCCGCCGAGGTCGCCACGGAGGTCAGCGTCAACACGGCGTACGGCGTGGAGCGCGTCCTGCGTGACGCGTTCACCCGCGCCGCCCACCGGCCGCGCAAGAAGCTCACCGTGGTTCACAAGACGAACGTGCTCGTGCACGCCGGGTCGTTGTGGTGGCGGCTGACCCAGGAGGTCGCTCGCGACTTCCCGGAGGTCACCGTCGACTACATGCATATCGACGCGGCGATGATCTTCATGACGACCGACCCGGCCCGCTTCGACGTGATCGTCACCGACAACCTCTTCGGCGACATCATCACCGACCTCGCCGCCGCCATCACAGGGGGCATCGGGCTGGCTGCGTCGGGGAACATCAACCCCGACCGCACCGCACCCTCGATGTTCGAGCCGGTGCACGGGTCGGCGCCTGACATCGCCGGCCAGCAGAAGGCCGACCCCACCGCGGCGATCCTGTCCGTGGCGCTGCTGCTCGAGCACCTCTCGTACGCCGACACCGCGGCTGCGGTCGAGGCGGCCGTGATCGCCGACCTCGCCGCCCGCCTGCCGGGGGAGACCCGGACGACGGGCGCCGTGGGCGACGCGATCGTGGCTCGCCTCGGCTGA